A window of Devosia chinhatensis genomic DNA:
CCAGGACGTCACCCGGAGCAACCTTCTCGCCCGGCTCCACGGCAATAACCGCGTCGACCGAGAGCAGGTAACGGGCATCGCCACCACGTTCGACCTTGGCGATCGAGCCGCCACGAGAAATTGCGAGGGCAGGCTTGAGGCCTTCACCGCGCTGATTGCCGCGCCAGTCGATGACCACGCGCTTGGTGAAGCCGGTGGCCTCGTCGGTGTTTTCCGCAACGGAAGCACCATCGACCAGGTCCTCGAACACAACCTCGCCTTCGACTTCTGCCAGGATCGGACGGGTATAGGGGTCCCATTCGGCAAGACGCTGGCCACGGCGGACAGTGTCGCCTTCCTTGACGAGCAGCTTGGAGCCGTAGGTCACCTTGTGAGTAGCGCGCTCCTTGCCTTCCCCATCGACGATGACGAGCGACACGTTACGAGCCATGACGACCTGCTTGCCGCCTTCGACAGTGGCGAGGTTGGCATTGCGGATCTCGACTTTGCCCTCGGCGCCCGACTCCAGGAACGAGCTGTCGACCACCTGCGCCGTACCACCGATGTGGAAGGTACGCATGGTCAGCTGGGTGCCGGGTTCACCGATGGACTGAGCGGCGATCACGCCGACAGCTTCACCGATATTGACCGGGGTACCGCGTGCCAGGTCACGACCATAACAGGCCGCGCAGCAACCCTGACGCAGATCACAGGTCAGCGGCGAGCGGATGCGGATCGACTGAATGCGAGCCTCTTCGATCACGTCGACATGCTTTTCCTCGAGCAGAGTGCCCTTGGGCGCAATCAAGTCGCCGGTCAACGGATGGAACACGTCATCCGCAGTGGTGCGACCCAGAACACGCTGGCCAATCGAAGCCACCACCTGGCCGGCATCGACGATCGGCTCCATGGTCAGGCCGCGTTCGGTGCCGCAATCCTCGGTGATGATGATCGCGTCCTGCGCAACGTCCACCAGACGGCGGGTCAGGTAACCCGAGTTGGCGGTCTTCAGGGCGGTATCGGCCAGACCCTTGCGGGCACCGTGGGTGGAGTTGAAGTACTCCAGCACGTTCAGGCCTTCCTTGAAGTTTGCGGTGATCGGCGTCTCGATGATCGAGCCATCCGGCTTGGCCATCAGGCCGCGCATGCCGGCGAGTTGCTTCATCTGTGCCGGCGAACCACGAGCACCGGAATGGCTCATCATGTAAACCGAGTTGATCGGCTTCTGGCGACCGGTTTCCTGATCGATCTGAACCTTGCGGATCGCGTCCATCATTTCTTCGGCAACCTTGTCGCCGCACTTGGCCCAGGCGTCGACGACCTTGTTGTACTTTTCGCCCTGGGTGATCAGGCCGTCATTGTACTGCTGCTCGAATTCCTCGACCAGCTTACGGGTCTCGTCCACGATCGTGTACTTGGACGCCGGGATAACCATGTCGTCCTTGCCGAACGAAATGCCTGCGTCACAAGCGTTCTTGAAGCCGAGCTGCATGACGCGGTCACAGAAGATGACCGTCTCCTTCTGGCCGCAACCGCGATACACGGTGTCGATCATCTTGGAGATCATCTTCTTAGTCATCAGCTGGTTCGCCGTGGCGAACGGCACTGCCGGGTTCTGGGGCAGGATCTGGCCGATGAGCATACGGCCCGGGGTCGTTTCCACGATCTCGGTGGTCTTGTTGCCATTCTCGTCCCAAGCCGGCACGCGCGCCTTGATCTTGGTGTGGAGGGTGACGACCTTGTTGTCGATGGCATGCTCGAGTTCGGCATAGGAACCGAAGGCCATGCCTTCGCCCGGCTCGCCGTCATTCATCAGCGATAGATAGTAGAGACCCAGCACGATGTCCTGGGAGGGCACGATGATCGGCTGGCCGTTTGCCGGGTGCAGGATGTTGTTGGTCGACATCATCAGCACGCGCGCTTCCAGCTGCGCTTCGAGCGACAGCGGGACGTGCACGGCCATCTGGTCGCCGTCGAAGTCGGCATTGAAGGCCGAGCAGACGAGCGGATGCAGACGGATGGCCTTGCCTTCGATCAGGATCGGCTCGAAGGCCTGGATGCCAAGACGGTGAAGCGTCGGCGCGCGGTTCAGCAGAACCGGATGCTCGCGGATGACTTCGTCCAGGATATCCCAGACTTCGGGCTTTTCCTTCTCGACCAGCTTCTTGGCTTGCTTCACCGTCGAGCTGAAACCTTTGGCTTCGAGGCGCGAGTAGATGAAGGGCTTGAACAGCTCGAGCGCCATCTTCTTGGGAAGACCGCACTGGTGCAGCTTGAGGTTGGGCCCCACGGTGATGACCGAACGGCCCGAATAGTCCACGCGCTTGCCAAGCAGGTTCTGGCGGAAGCGACCCTGTTTGCCCTTGAGCATGTCGGAGAGCGACTTGAGCGGACGCTTGTTCGCACCGGTGATGGTGCGACCACGGCGGCCGTTGTCGAACAGAGCATCCACAGCTTCCTGCAGCATGCGCTTTTCGTTGCGGATGATGATGTCCGGCGCACGCAGCTCGATCAGGCGCTTGAGGCGATTGTTGCGGTTGATGACGCGACGGTAGAGATCGTTGAGATCAGACGTCGCGAACCGGCCGCCATCGAGCGGAACAAGCGGGCGCAGCTCGGGCGGAATGACCGGGATGACGGTCATGATCATCCATTCGGGCTTGTTGCCCGACACGATGAACTGCTCGACGATCTTGAGGCGCTTGGCCAGCTTCTTGGGCTTCAGCTCAGTGGTCGACTCGGCGATTTCCACGCGCAGGTCAGCCGCGATCTTTTCGAGGTCGAGGTTGAGGAGGATATCGCGGATCGCTTCGGCGCCGATCTTGGCGGTGAAGGTGTCGGCGCCATACTCGTCCTGCGCATCGAGGAATTGCTCTTCGGTGAGCAGTTCGTTCTGCGTGAACGGGGTCAGGCCCGGATCGAGAACGACATAGTTCTCGAAATAGAGGATGCGCTCGATATCCTTCAGAGTCATGTCGAGCAGCAGCGCGATGCGGCTCGGCAGGGACTTGAGGAACCAGATGTGGGCAACCGGAGCGGCCAGTTCGATATGGCCCATGCGCTCGCGGCGGACGCGGCTGAGGGTGACTTCCACACCGCACTTTTCGCAGATGACGCCCTTGAACTTCATGCGCTTGTACTTGCCGCACAGGCACTCGTAGTCCTTCACGGGGCCAAAGATGCGCGCGCAGAACAGGCCGTCACGCTCGGGCTTGAACGTGCGGTAATTGATGGTCTCGGGCTTCTTGATCTCGCCGTAGGACCAGGAAAGGATCTTTTCCGGCGACGCGATCGAGATCTTCATCTGATCGAAGGTCTGCACCGGGATGGCCGGGTTGAACGGGTCCATGACGTGGGAATGATGGTTCATCTATTCTCTCCTCTATCCGCCCGGATCGCAGACTTGGCTGCTGATCCGACCGGAAGGTGAATGGGGTTGGAAGTGCCGGATTATTCCGCCGCTTCCTGAGGAGGCGCGAGTTCGCCTTCAGCTTCGTTGGCCGGGCCATCCAGCTCGCGGTTCTCAAGTTCGACATTGAGACCGAGCGACCGGATTTCCTTGACCAGCACGTTGAAGCTTTCCGGGATACCCGCTTCGAAGGTGTCGTCGCCGCGCACGATGGCCTCGTAGACCTTCGTACGACCTGCCACGTCGTCCGACTTGATGGTGAGCATTTCCTGCAGCGTATAGGCGGCGCCATACGCTTCGAGAGCCCACACTTCCATTTCGCCGAAGCGCTGACCACCGAACTGGGCCTTGCCGCCCAGCGGCTGCTGGGTAACCAGCGAGTACGGCCCGATGGAACGCGCGTGGATCTTGTTGTCCACCAGGTGGTCCAGCTTGAGCATGTAGATGTAGCCAACCGTCACCTGACGGTCGAACTGCTCGCCGGTTCGGCCATCAAAGACGGTCGACTGACCCGAGGACTTCAGTCCTGCCCGCTCCAGCATCTCGACGATATCGGCTTCCTTGGCGCCGTCGAACACCGGGGTCGCGATCGGAACACCCTTGGACAGGTGCTCGCCCAGACGGATCAGACCGTCGTCGTCGAGATCGGTGATCGTCTCGTCATTGGCAAAGAGCTCGCCGATTTCGAGACGCAGCGGCTTGAGGTCGCCCTTGGCATGATAGGCGCGAACCATCTCGTCGATCTTCCTGCCCATGCCGGCACAAGCCCAGCCCAGGTGCGTCTCGAGGATCTGGCCCACGTTCATGCGCGAGGGCACGCCGAGCGGGTTCAGCACGATGTCCACCGAGGTGCCGTCTTCGAGATACGGCATGTCTTCGACGGGCACGATGCGGGAAACCACACCCTTGTTACCGTGGCGGCCGGCCATCTTGTCGCCCGGCTGGATCTTGCGCTTGGTCGCGATGAAGACCTTGACCATCTTCATCACGCCTGGCGGAAGTTCGTCGCCGCGCTGCAACTTGTCGACCTTGTCGATGAAGCGCTGTTCAAGCAGACGGCGGCTCTCTTCATACTGGGCATGAAGAGCTTCCATCTCGGTCATGACTTTGTCGTCTTCGACCGCGAACTGCCACCACTTCGCGCGCGGCTGCGCTTCGAAGATGGAATCGTTGAGCTTGGTGCCGGTGACATAGCCCTTCGGACCCGCCGTCGCGGCCTTGCCGAACAGCATCTCCTTGAGGCGGGCATAGACGTTACGGTCAAGGATCGACTGTTCGTCGTCACGGTCCTTGGCCAGTCGCTCGATTTCCTCGCGCTCAATGGCCATGGCACGCTCGTCCTTGTCGATGCCGTGGCGGTTGAACACGCGCACTTCAACGACAGTACCGGCATCGCCGGGCGGCACGCGGAGCGAGGTATCGCGAACGTCCGAGGCCTTTTCACCGAAGATGGCGCGCAGGAGCTTTTCTTCCGGCGTCATCGGGCTTTCGCCCTTGGGCGTGATCTTGCCCACCAGGATGTCACCCGGCTGCACTTCGGCACCGATGTGAACGATACCGGCTTCGTCGAGGCTCTTGAGCGCTTCTTCCGACACGTTCGGAATGTCGCGCGTGATTTCCTCGGGGCCAAGCTTTGTATCGCGGGCCATCACTTCATATTCCTCGATGTGGATCGAGGTGAAGACGTCCTGCATGGCGATCTTTTCGCTGAGCAGGATGGAATCTTCGAAGTTGTAGCCGTTCCAGGGCATGAACGCGACGAGCACGTTGCGACCCAGGGCCAGGTCGCCCAGTTCCGTCGATGGGCCGTCAGCAATGATGTCACCGGCATTGATGTGGTCGCCCACGACAACCAGCGGACGCTGGTTGATACAGGTCGACTGGTTCGAACGCTGGAACTTCATCAGGTTGTAGATGTCCACGCCCGACTTCGACGCATCGGTTTCTTCCGTGGCGCGGATGACGACGCGGGTGGCGTCGACCTGATCGACGATACCGGTGCGCTTGGCCACGATGGCGGCGCCGGAGTCACGGGCCACGACAGGCTCCATGCCGGTGCCCACGAACGGGGCTTCGGCACGCAGCAGCGGCACGGCCTGACGCTGCATGTTCGAGCCCATGAGAGCGCGGTTGGCGTCGTCGTTTTCCAGGAACGGGATCAGCGAGGCGGCGACAGACACCATCTGCTTGGGGGAAACGTCCATGAGGTCGACGTTTTCCTTAGGCGTTAGGCCGTTGTCGCCGGCATGGCGTGCAACCACCAGATCGTGCTCGAGCTCGCCATCCTTGGTGAAGGTGACGTTGGCCTGGGCGACGTAGTGCTTGGCCTCTTCCATGGCCGAGAGGTAAACGACCTCGTCGGTCAGCTTGCCATCGACGATCTTGCGGTACGGGGTCTCGATGAAACCGTACTTGTTGACGCGGGCAAAGGTCGACAGCGAGTTGATCAGACCGATATTCGGGCCTTCCGGCGTCTCGATCGGGCAGATACGACCATAATGGGTCGGATGCACGTCACGGACTTCGAAGCCTGCGCGCTCGCGAGTGAGACCACCAGGTCCAAGAGCCGACAGGCGGCGCTTGTGGGTGATTTCCGAGAGCGGATTGGTCTGGTCCATGAACTGCGACAGCTGCGAAGAACCGAAGAACTCACGCACCGCGGCGGCAGCCGGCTTGGCGTTGATCAGGTCCTGCGGCATCACCGTGTCGATTTCGACCGAGCTCATGCGCTCCTTGATGGCGCGTTCCATGCGGAGCAGGCCAAGGCGATAGGAGTTTTCCATGAGTTCGCCGACCGAACGAACACGGCGATTGCCGAGATTGTCGATGTCGTCGATTTCGCCACGACCATCGCGCAGGTCGACCAGAGTGCGGACAACCTCAACGATATCTTCCTTGCGCAGCGTGCGCATGGTGTCGGGAGCATCGAGCTCGAGGCGCATGTTCATCTTCACGCGACCGACGGCGGACAGGTCATAGCGTTCGCTGTCGAAGAACAGCGACTGGAACATGGCTTCGGCAGTTTCAACGGTCGGGGGCTCACCCGGACGCATCACGCGGTAAATGTCGAACAGCGCGTCTTCACGGCTTTCGTTCTTGTCCACGGCGAGCGTGTTGCGCAGATAGGCCCCGATGGTGATGTGGTCGATGTCAAGGATCGGCAGCTCGTCGAAACCGAGGTCGACCAGCTTGGTCAGCACCTTCTCGTCGATTTCGTCGCCGGCCTCGGCATAGATTTCGCCGGTCTTGAGGTTGACCAGGTCTTCGGCGATGTACATGCCGTAGAGGTCTTCATCGACCGCCAGCAGGTGCTCGAGGCCGTTCTCGGCCAGCTTCTTGGCCTGCCGGGCGGAAAGCTTCTTGCCGCCCTCATGCACCACGTCGCCGGTCTTGGCGTCGATCAGGTCATGGCTGGGCTTTGCGCCCTTCCATTTCTCAGCATCGTAAGGCACGCGCCAGCCCTTGTCGGACTTCTCGTACTGCAGGGTGTTGTAATAGGTCGCCAGGATTTCCTCGGCATCCATGCCGAGCGCCTTGAGCAGCGACGTCACCGGAATCTTGCGGCGGCGGTCGATACGCGCATAGACGATGTCCTTGGCGTCGAATTCGATATCGAGCCAGGAACCGCGATAGGGAATGATGCGCCCGGCGAACAGCAGCTTGCCCGAGGAATGGGTCTTGCCCTTGTCGTGATCGAAGAACACGCCGGGCGAGCGATGCATTTGCGAGACGATGACGCGCTCGGTGCCGTTCACGATAAACGTGCCGTTCGACGTCATGAAGGGCATGTCGCCCATGTAGACGTCCTGCTCCTTGATGTCCTTGACGGACTTGGCGCCGGTTTCCTCGTCCACTTCGAACACGATCAGCCGCAGCGTCACCTTGAGCGGGGCAGCGAAGGTAATATCGCGCGCACGGCACTCGTCGATGTCATACTTGGGCTGTTCAAATTCGTAGCGCACGAATTCCAGGCTGGCCGTGTTCGAGAAGTCGGTGATCGGGAACACCGAGCGGAACACGGACTGAAGCCCCTCGTCCGGACGACCGCCCTTGGGCTCGTCGACCAGCAGGAACTGATCGTAGGAAGCCTTCTGGACTTCGATCAGGTTGGGCATCTCCGTGACTTCGCGGATGGACCCGAAGGACTTGCGAACCTTGCGGCGGCCGTTGAACGTGGTAGCCATGAAAGCTCCTGTTTCAGTATTTTGCGCTGCACCGAAAAAAGTCTGAGAACCTTTTTCGGCACTGCGTTGTTATGGCATTGTCTCGGAGGCAGATATCCAAAGACCCGACTATCAGCCGTCGGCGCTCGGGATATATGCCTGGTCGTCAATTCAGTCCGGCCTGAAGAAAGCTTGGACGGACCCCGCCCCGGCCGGGAGCGAGATCACAGACGCGTGAACAGCGACTAAAGCCCCGCACGCGGCACAGGCCGCAGCGAGGTCATCAGAGGCTTGTTTATGCCCGCGACATCCGAAATCGTCATATATTTCCGCAAATTGGCGCCTGGACCCATCCAATCGGCCCTGGCGAATCGTTCCGTCAGAAACGGAAAAGCGAAATGGCACATAAAGCGCCATTTCGCATATTTCAAGGCAAAAACTGAAATTACTTCAGTTCGACCTTTGCGCCGGCATCTTCCAGCTTCTTCTTGATGTCTTCGGCTTCAGCCTTGGACACGCCTTCCTTGACGGCCTTCGGAGCGCCTTCGACCAGCGCCTTGGCTTCGCCCAGGCCCAGGCCGGTGATGCCACGGACTTCCTTGATGACGTTGATCTTGTTGTCGCCGAAGGAGGCGAGGATCACGTCGAATTCGGTCTTTTCTTCAGCGGCCGGAGCAGCGGCACCACCACCAGCGGCAGCAGCGACAGCAACCGGAGCAGCGGCGGAAACGCCCCACTTTTCTTCCAGCAGCTTGGACAGTTCGGAAGCTTCCAGAACGGTCAGGGCGGACAGGTCGTCAACGAGCTTGGCGAGATCAGCAGCCATTTTATACTCTTTTCAGTTTGGGTTTGGGTTCGAATGTTGAGGTAGTTTGGAACGGCCTTACGCCGCTTCGCTCTTTTCTGCGTGAGCTTTGAGAACGCGAGCAATGCCCGCACCCGGCTGCACGAGAATGGAAGCGATGTTCGTTGCCGGCTGCTTGACCAGGCCTGCGAGCTTTGCGCGCAGCTGATCGAGCGACGGCAGCGTAGCCAGCGCCTTGACGCCATCGGCGTCGAGAGCGGTCTGACCCATGGCACCACCGAGAATGACGAACTTTTGGTTCTTCTCGGCGAAGGCCGCTGCGATCTTGGGTGCAGCGACGGGGTCTTCCGCATAGGCGATGACGGTCGGGCCGGTGAACAGGCCCGAAATGTCCGCGACATCGGTTTCCTTAAGAGCAAGCTTGGCAAGGCGGTTCTTTGCGACCTTGACCTTGCCGCCAGCCTTCTTGACCTGCACACGCAGATCTGTGAACGCAGCGACGGTCAGGCCGGTATTGTGCGCGACCACGATCGATCCAGCGCCCGCGAGGGCTTCCTGGAGCGAGGCGATAACGGCACTCTTTTCCGCTCTTTCCACACTAGTCTCCACTAGTCTGGCTCTTTGGGCGAACCCTTGGAGCCATTGCCAATTGCTGCCCCCCACCCCTTTGGGGCCGGGGAACAACGGTTAGTGCCTGCCAACCGAGCGCCCCGAGGGGCAACTGGCTTAGGTTCGAACCGCAACCCATCAGCCTAAGGCTCAGGAATTGGGTTTTCACCCCGTCTATTGCAGGCCCCGAAATCGGGATTAACGGCTTGCGCCGGCCGGCAGTCTGGGACAGGACTTTACGCAGCTCCGAAGGGAGCGGCGAAACCGGGCGGCGAACCGCCCGGAATTTCCTTAGATGGCCGTACCCGGCTCGACATGGACACCGGGGCCCATGGTGGACGACACGGCGACCTTCTTGACATAGGTGCCCTTGGCGCCAGCCGGCTTGGACTTCACGACGGCGTCGGTAAAGGCCTTGATGTTCTGCAGGAGTGCTTCCTCGGAGAACGACACCTTGCCGATACCGGCATGGATGATACCAGCCTTCTCGACGCGGTATTCAACGGCGCCGCCCTTGGCTGCCCCGACGGCACCCTTGACGTCCATGGTCACGGTACCGACCTTGGGGTTCGGCATCAGGTTGCGCGGGCCCAGGATCTTACCGAGACGACCGACCAGCGGCATCATGTCCGGAGTGGCAATGCAGCGATCGAAATCGAGCTTGCCGGACTGGATGGTCTCCATCAGGTCTTCGGCACCGACAATGTCAGCACCAGCGGCCTTGGCTTCATCGGCCTTGGCGCCACGAGCGAACACGGCGACGCGAACGGTCTTGCCGGTGCCGTTGGGCAGCGAGACGACGCCGCGGACCATCTGGTCTGCGTGGCGCGGGTCGACGCCCAGGTTCATGGCGATCTCGACGGATTCGTCGAACTTGGCCGAGGCCTTCGACTTCACCATCTTGATGGCGTCCTCGAGGCTGTAGAGCTTGTTGCGGTCGATGCCTTCACGAGCGGCGGCGACCTTCTTTGCGATCTTTACCATGGTACTTAGCCCTCGACCTGGATGCCCATGGAACGCGCGGAACCGGCGATCATGGTCATTGCGGTTTCAACGTCGTCGGCGTTGAGGTCCTTCATCTTCTTCTCGGCGATGTCGCGCAGCTGTGCCTGCGAGATCGTGCCGGCGCTGTCCTTGCCCGGCAGCTTGGAGCCGGACTTGAGGTTGAGCGCCTTCTTGATGAAGTAGGTCACCGGCGGCTGCTTCATCTCGAAGGTGAAGCTCTTGTCGGCATAGGCCGTAATCACGGTCGGAATGGGCGAACCCTTTTCCAGTTCCTGCGTGGCCGCATTGAAGGCCTTGCAGAATTCCATGATGTTGAGGCCGCGCTGACCGAGAGCAGGACCGATCGGGGGCGACGGGGTGGCAGAGCCAGCCGGCACCTGGAGCTTGATATAGCCCGTAATCTTCTTAGCCATGTTCTATCCTTCCAAAATGCCACGAGTGGCAGTTGAAGCCGTGGTACAGTTTCCTGACGCTGGCTAAGCGCCATCCCCTTCCACGGGTTTTGCCGGATCGCTCCGGCAGTTTCCGGCTGTCGCCGAAATCTCATTTGACGCGGTCGCGGCCGCGCCGGATCAGACCTTTTCGACCTGACCGTATTCGAGCTCCACGGGCGTCGGGCGGCCAAAGATCGACACCTCGACCTTGAGGCGCGAGCGCTCTTCGTCAACTTCCTCGACCACGCCGTTGAAGCTGGCGAACGGACCGTCCGACACCCGCACGTTCTCGCCCACTTCGAAGCTGACGGAGGGCTTGGGATGATCCACGCCTTCCTGCACCTGCTGCAGGATCGACATGGCCTCGTTCTCCGAGATCGGCATGGGCTTGTTGTCTGCACCCAGGAAACCGGTCACCTTCGGGGTATTCTTGATCAGATGGAACGCCTCGTCGGTCATGTCCATCTTCACCAGCACATAGCCGGGAAAGAACTTGCGTTCCGCATCCACCTTTCGGCCACGACGAATCTCCACGACCTTCTCGGTCGGCACGATCACGTCTTCAAACAGGTGCTCGAGCTTCTTCTGCGCAACCTTCTGGCGAATGTCTTCCGCCACCTTGCGCTCGAAGTTCGAATACGCCTGAACGATGTACCAGCGCTTGGCCATAAGAGGGTGCCGCTCCCAGTAAACCTTAAAAACCAGACCCGCTTAGCGGATCGACAACATCAGAGACACGAGCCAGGAGATCACCTGGTCGGCCAGCAGGAAAAACAGGCTGGCCATGATCACCAGCACGACGACCATGATCGAGGAGATCAGGACTTCGTTGCGGCTGGGCCAGGTAACCTTGCTGACTTCCGAGCGAACCTGCTGGAGAAACTGGATCGGGTTCGTGCGGGCCATGGGCAAATCAACTCGTTTCTTGGTGCAAAACCAAAGGCCGCGCAGGTTTCCCGCACGGCTAGAGCGGGCTATCTAGAGACTTTGGCTGCATATTGCAACAGGGCACCACAAGAGAATCGCTGCCGCAGGCACCCCGCGAAAACACCCGCTTGTAAAGCATAAGTGCAAAACAGCGCGGAATCCGCTTGCACCGGGGCTTTCTTTGGCATTGGATTGAAATGTGCCCAAAAGTTGGCAGAGCTCATGGAGGGAGCGATGTCTTTCGAAGTGGTTGGCTGTCAGCTCCTGCATTTCGGTCCGCACAAGGCGATTCCCCAAAGGATCACCGGCGCCGTGCGCGTGCGCATCAGGGAAACCTTCATGGGCAATATCACCCAGTATTCGCTCGACCTTCCGGTGAAGGCCGATTGCGGCCATGTGCCCCATGATCAGGTTCGCACCGCGCTGCTCACCCATGCCGCACATCAGCTGAACAAGCTCAAGGCCCGTCACACGCAAAAACTGGCAACCGATCACTTACCTGTTGCTGCGGAGTAGACGCTCAGGCTTCGGGCTCGGCGCGTTGACGCGCAAAGAAAATCTCCACGCTGACCCCCTGCCCCGGCGCCGATTGCACGTCGAGCGATGCGCCGGCATTTTCGCGCAGCGAGTGCACGATGAGTGCGCTGAGCTTGCCCGGCTTGGGCCAGCTCGCATCCCCTGAAAAGCCCACCCCATCATCGGCCACGATCACCTTGCATCCGCGCTCGTCCACCAGCGCATGCAGCTTTATCGTTCCGCCCTCTCCGTCAGGAAAAGCGTGCTTGAGCGCGTTGGTCAGAAGTTCATTGACCACCAGGCCTGTGGGCATGGCCACGTTGATCGAGCAGGGCCAGGTATCCACCTGGAGGTTGAGCCGAATGCCCTCCTTGGCCTGCGCTGCCATTACCGCGGAAGCGACTTGTCCCAGATACGCACCGAGATCGATGCCCTCCTCGGTATTCTGATCGTAGAGAGCCGAATAGAGCAGCGCGAGCGAGTTGATGCGCCCAGCCAGCCGCTGGAAGGCATCACCGCTTTCATCCGGCAATTGCCGAGCTTCCATCCGGATCAGCGCGGTGATCATCTGCAGGTTGTTCTTCACCCGGTGCTGCAATTCGCGCAGCAGCGTATCCTTTTCGGTGATCTGGCTGAGCAAGGCATCATTGCGGCTCGGCATCGGCACAACGGCGAGCATACGAAACTGGGCTATGCCTGCATCGTCCTCGATCAGGCTGCTCCACGCCTCGATGTGGACGTCACTGGGACCATGAAAGCCGCCAAGATGGTCTTCCACGTTATCGATCTGCTCAACAAGCGGCTGACCGCTTTCCGCCGATGCCAGGCATTCCGGCAGCGCCTTCCAATCCTTGCCGACCAGCGAACCGTCGATCTTCATATATTCGGCAAAAGCCGGGTTGAAGTAGACGATCCGCTCTTGCGGGCTCATTTCCGACACCGCAACGCCAAATGGCATATGGTCGAGAAACTGCCGGAAGCGCTCGTTTTCGAACGCATCGGCAAGGTCGGGTGTTTCAAGAAATTTTTCTACCGCGTCAGGAGAAATCTGGTTGGTCACGTGTCGCACCCAGGAAAACGATCAGCATTAAGGCGCAGGAGCCCGAACGAGTTCCAACTGCTGACCAGGCATGCCAGCCTAACAGAAATCAGAAGGACCGGCCAAGCAAGTGCCGGTGCACGGCCCGATCGTCGGAGAGAAAATGTCGGTGATTGTGCCTGGCAGGGGCTGGGGGACTCGAACCCACGACCCTCGGTTTTGGAGACCGATGCTCTACCAACTGAGCTAAACCCCTTCAGGCGAGGCCGTGTCTAATGGCAAAGAAGGAAGGATGCAAGTGGGTCTTGCATCCCAATCCCCGCTAGTTGTGTCGCCTCAGGGGACCTTGTGGCCCGCAGCGCGGAACAGCCGGTACCATTCCTCGCGCTCGAGGCGCACATCCGAACCTGCCGCTGATTCCCTGACCCGCTCGGGCTTGGTAGTGCCCAGCACGACCTGGATATTGGCCGGGTGCCGGGTGATCCAGGCCACGGCAATGCCGGTGGGCGTCACACCATATTTAGCGGCCAGTTCGTCGAGCACGGTGTTGAGTTCGGCATAATTCTCCTGATCGCCAAGGAAA
This region includes:
- the secE gene encoding preprotein translocase subunit SecE, giving the protein MARTNPIQFLQQVRSEVSKVTWPSRNEVLISSIMVVVLVIMASLFFLLADQVISWLVSLMLSIR
- a CDS encoding sensor histidine kinase is translated as MTNQISPDAVEKFLETPDLADAFENERFRQFLDHMPFGVAVSEMSPQERIVYFNPAFAEYMKIDGSLVGKDWKALPECLASAESGQPLVEQIDNVEDHLGGFHGPSDVHIEAWSSLIEDDAGIAQFRMLAVVPMPSRNDALLSQITEKDTLLRELQHRVKNNLQMITALIRMEARQLPDESGDAFQRLAGRINSLALLYSALYDQNTEEGIDLGAYLGQVASAVMAAQAKEGIRLNLQVDTWPCSINVAMPTGLVVNELLTNALKHAFPDGEGGTIKLHALVDERGCKVIVADDGVGFSGDASWPKPGKLSALIVHSLRENAGASLDVQSAPGQGVSVEIFFARQRAEPEA